From a single Nematostella vectensis chromosome 3, jaNemVect1.1, whole genome shotgun sequence genomic region:
- the LOC5519991 gene encoding acid-sensing ion channel 1C has protein sequence MESFNQNTKTDIKDCKEDEKREPQPTMLQDFAGYTTLHGFHFLIHPGSPFRRFIWLLMLLGCWVALFYQLYNSVDRLLAHRIVMSRGVEQPDEIDFPAITICNQNIMRMSKINGTEAQKYLDELDDVFRKDIKKENVSYDAETFVNKYGHDWENMFENIPYSCMFQRFFICSAKNFTSFLSFTRGLCYTYNSGVNRSYVQRVSEAGRNNRLEFHLEAHPEEYYGPYSYEGIGFKIAVHDQSYVPNMDQEGYDITAGFYTNVRVKRYKEKSLPHPYKTNCGERKLEYYERYSRSACILECQAREFVRKTKCRIIGFPPIKVIRDVPFCSVLKIETGLTYMYYNWNTNQCDCPKPCVEISYSAQMSLLQYPTPSLVREIRKSFNDTEDYINNMRANSVIVSIFYETLLTDVFEEKNDYDISRFGSDLGGNLGLFLGCSLLTLVEFFDLGIRWCLGRKDKVQRS, from the exons ATGGAGTCTTTCAACCAAAACACAAAGACAGATATCAAAGATTGTAAAGAAGACGAGAAAAGAGAGCCACAACCGACCATGTTGCAGGATTTTGCTGGCTACACAACATTACATGGGTTCCACTTTTTAATTCACCCTGGCTCGCCTTTTAGGCGTTTCATCTGGCTTTTGATGCTACTAGGATGCTGGGTGGCGTTGTTCTACCAGTTATACAACAGCGTTGATCGGCTCCTAGCGCACAGGATAGTCATGAGTCGCGGGGTCGAGCAACCTGACGAGATAGACTTTCCTGCCATCACCATCTGTAACCAGAACATAATGAGAATGAGTAAGATTAACGGGACAGAAGCACAGAAATATCTCGATGAGTTAGACGATGTATTTCGTAAGgatataaaaaaggaaaatgtcAGTTATGACGCCGAGACCTTCGTAAACAAATATGGGCACGATTGGGAGAACATGTTTGAAAACATTCCATACAGCTGTATGTTTCAACGTTTCTTCATTTGCTCAGCAAAAAACTTCACTTCATTCCTTTCGTTCACG AGAGGACTGTGCTACACATACAATTCAGGGGTAAATAGATCATACGTTCAGCGCGTTTCCGAGGCTGGAAGAAATAATCGTCTGGAGTTTCATCTTGAAGCACATCCAGAAGAATACTATGGCCCTTACAGCTATGAAGGAATTGGCTTCAAGATAGCTGTGCATGACCAAAGTTACGTACCAAATATGGACCAAGAAGGCTACGATATTACTGCCGGGTTCTACACCAATGTTAGAGTGAAAAGATACAAG GAAAAATCTCTCCCACATCCATACAAAACAAATTGCGGCGAGAGAAAACTCGAGTACTACGAGCGCTACTCCAGATCCGCGTGCATCCTTGAATGTCAGGCCCGTGAGTTCGTGAGGAAAACCAAATGCAGGATTATTGGATTCCCACCTATCAAGG TGATAAGAGATGTGCCATTTTGCTCAGTTCTTAAGATAGAAACTGGCTTGACATATATGTACTACAATTGGAACACGAATCAGTGCGACTGTCCAAAACCCTGTGTGGAGATCAGCTACAGTGCCCAAATGTCCCTCTTGCAATACCCGACACCCAGCCTCGTGAGGGAAATAAGAAAATCGTTTAACGATACAGAAGACTACATCAATAATATGAG ggCAAATTCTGTCATCGTAAGCATTTTCTACGAAACCCTCTTGACAGATGTCTTCGAGGAGAAAAACGATTATGACATCAGCAGGTTTGGAT CTGATCTTGGAGGTAACTTGGGACTATTTCTTGGCTGTAGCCTGCTTACTCTGGTCGAGTTCTTCGATTTGGGAATACGTTGGTGTCTTGGCCGAAAAGACAAAGTCCAACGGTCCTAA